CAGGGCGGAGAACGGCTGCGACCGCCTCGTGATGGTGTGGGCGGCCTCGACCGAGATCTTCATGAAGCCGAGTCCGGTCCACGACAGCCCGGCCTCGTTCGAGCGCGCCATGGAGGAGAACCACCCGGATATCGCGCCCTCGATGCTCTACGCCTGGGCCGCGCTCATGGAGGGGGTGCCGTTCGCGAACGGGGCGCCGAATCTGACCTGCGACATCCCCGCGCTCCTCGCGCTCGCCGCCGAACGGGGCGTGGCGATTGCGGGGAAGGACTTCAAGACGGGCCAGACGCTGATGAAGACGATTCTGGCTCCCGGTCTCAAGGCGCGCATGCTCGGCCTCAACGGCTGGTTCTCGACGAATATCCTCGGCAACCGGGACGGCGAAGTGCTCGACGACCCCGAGAGTTTCAAGACGAAGGAAGAATCGAAGCTCGGAGCCCTCGAATATATCCTGCAGCCGGACATGTACCCGGACCTCTATGGAGAGATGTATCACAAGGTCCGTATCAACTATTATCCGCCGCGCGGCGACAACAAGGAAGGATGGGACAATCTCGACATATTCGGCTGGATGGGGTACGGCATGCAGATCAAGATCGACTTTCTGTGCCGCGACTCCATTCTGGCCGCGCCCATCGTTCTGGACCTGGCGCTCTTTCTCGACCTCG
This window of the Candidatus Palauibacter australiensis genome carries:
- a CDS encoding inositol-3-phosphate synthase translates to MVDSDRSPETISSAEGTLGVLLVGLGAVSTTFIAGVEAARRGRNRPIGSLTQMNTIRLGKRTENRTPFIRDFVPLAELDDLVFGAWDPIPDNAYESAKVCGVLRPEDIDPLADFMRSIEPMPAAFDRAYVKKLDGPNVKTDPNKRELAEQLREDIRRFRAENGCDRLVMVWAASTEIFMKPSPVHDSPASFERAMEENHPDIAPSMLYAWAALMEGVPFANGAPNLTCDIPALLALAAERGVAIAGKDFKTGQTLMKTILAPGLKARMLGLNGWFSTNILGNRDGEVLDDPESFKTKEESKLGALEYILQPDMYPDLYGEMYHKVRINYYPPRGDNKEGWDNLDIFGWMGYGMQIKIDFLCRDSILAAPIVLDLALFLDLAARSGLSGVQEWLSFYFKAPQTAPDLYPEHDIFIQHWKLKNTLRWLKGEEQITHLGVEYYD